In Silene latifolia isolate original U9 population chromosome X, ASM4854445v1, whole genome shotgun sequence, the following proteins share a genomic window:
- the LOC141620519 gene encoding uncharacterized protein LOC141620519, whose amino-acid sequence MLWKLPVPQMWKILIWKIITNVIPTGQEFSKRNIEVDFFCGMCKGDQRVMETSEHLFRDCGFSSRIWAGSFLGIRVEGARGTPISDWIYDWIYYLSKREEGMCQVIHFVAVLWGLWTLRNRIKFQDQVVHSHLITNSFYNVVGERAQILCNDLASKQTRSDRRIEEDGSSQRELMAIRNGNPMHILGKPAGCAVIRVKVDASWVRTFDAAFGWVAYDDTGQELGRRQVRIEGARNHRRK is encoded by the coding sequence ATGTTATGGAAACTACCAGTGCCACAGATGTGGAAAATTCTTATTTGGAAAATTATTACCAATGTGATACCGACTGGACAAGAGTTTTCCAAGCGAAATATTGAAGTGGATTTCTTCTGTGGTATGTGCAAGGGAGACCAACGAGTCATGGAAACCTCAGAGCATCTCTTTAGGGACTGTGGCTTTTCAAGTAGAATCTGGGCAGGTTCGTTCCTAGGTATAAGGGTAGAGGGTGCTAGAGGCACTCCCATTTCTGATTGGATCTATGACTGGATATATTATCTGAGCAAACGAGAGGAGGGGATGTGCCAGGTGATACATTTTGTGGCTGTCTTGTGGGGTCTGTGGACTCTGAGAAATAGAATCAAATTCCAGGATCAGGTTGTGCACTCGCATTTGATCACGAATAGTTTTTATAACGTCGTTGGGGAGAGAGCGCAAATCTTGTGCAATGATCTGGCCTCAAAACAGACTCGGAGTGACAGGCGAATTGAGGAAGACGGATCGTCCCAAAGGGAGCTTATGGCTATCCGCAATGGCAATCCTATGCACATCCTAGGTAAACCGGCGGGATGTGCCGTGATACGGGTAAAAGTGGATGCTAGTTGGGTCAGGACCTTTGATGCGGCCTTCGGGTGGGTTGCGTATGATGATACGGGGCAGGAACTGGGTCGAAGACAAGTGCGTATCGAGGGGGCGCGTAATCACCGCCGCAAGTGA